The following proteins come from a genomic window of Halomarina ordinaria:
- a CDS encoding DUF6789 family protein, translating into MSTDESDTKTVADPTDPADSLKGVIVDGVVGAAGGFVGTALMTVVLLIAQGLGAFETASFADLARLIALQDVLGEGPLQAAGYLIFLAGGMTTWPLLFASVEAYLPGGTMAQRGISFGTVLWTGFVIAFYAGQTGTALYLYVALTLVAHWVYGFGLGLVFTYFSTRPDTLV; encoded by the coding sequence ATGTCGACCGACGAGTCCGACACGAAGACGGTTGCCGACCCGACCGACCCGGCCGACTCGCTGAAGGGCGTCATCGTCGACGGCGTCGTCGGCGCCGCCGGCGGGTTCGTCGGCACCGCGCTGATGACGGTGGTCCTGCTCATCGCGCAGGGGCTCGGCGCGTTCGAGACGGCGTCGTTCGCCGACCTCGCACGGCTCATCGCCCTGCAGGACGTCCTCGGTGAGGGGCCGCTGCAGGCCGCCGGCTACCTCATCTTCCTCGCCGGCGGGATGACGACGTGGCCGCTCCTGTTCGCGTCCGTCGAGGCGTACCTCCCCGGCGGGACGATGGCCCAGCGCGGCATCTCCTTCGGGACGGTGCTGTGGACGGGGTTCGTCATCGCCTTCTACGCCGGCCAGACGGGGACGGCCCTCTACCTCTACGTCGCGCTGACGCTCGTCGCCCACTGGGTGTACGGCTTCGGTCTGGGCCTCGTCTTCACCTACTTCAGCACGCGCCCCGACACGCTCGTCTGA
- a CDS encoding FAD-dependent monooxygenase, producing the protein MDEHASETDVAVVGAGPAGCVLSYLLARSGVDVTLLERGADLDRAFRGYFWQPVALRLFDQMGLLADVLALDHVEVSRPSVDVYGRAFDLFDLSASPGPYNYGVLMEQPALLRLLVERAATYDGFEFRPHTPVRDLLSEDGRVVGVRARNADGESVTVRARCVVGADGRYSTVRAAAGIDPGLFDSRLELLWFKLPADAVGEDAQARFDAAGTLLYFGLGEEEAQLGWFVEAGTYPDLREAGIEAFRDRVRAVDPALGPALDDHLTDFEACSLLHIDPGVSERWVDDGLLLVGDAAHVASPVGGQGNGLAVEDAVLAHRVICEALDGSDGVLPARALARFEAERRPAIERVVRAQRRGEAALTALVLSQGRVPDPVRRAALTAGVGVAAHLPGTRRTVELFAWGATSVTVAREHLVDAPTWA; encoded by the coding sequence ATGGACGAGCACGCGTCCGAGACGGACGTGGCGGTCGTGGGCGCCGGCCCCGCCGGCTGCGTCCTGAGCTACCTGCTCGCGCGGAGCGGGGTGGACGTCACGCTGCTCGAACGGGGCGCGGACCTCGACCGTGCGTTCCGGGGGTACTTCTGGCAACCCGTCGCGCTCCGCCTGTTCGACCAGATGGGCCTGCTCGCGGACGTCCTCGCCCTCGACCACGTCGAGGTGAGCCGCCCGAGCGTCGACGTGTACGGGCGCGCGTTCGACCTCTTCGACCTCTCCGCGTCCCCCGGTCCGTACAACTACGGCGTCCTGATGGAGCAGCCGGCCCTGTTGCGCCTGCTCGTCGAGCGCGCCGCGACGTACGACGGGTTCGAGTTCCGGCCGCACACGCCGGTCCGGGACCTCCTGTCCGAGGACGGTCGCGTCGTCGGCGTCCGCGCGCGAAACGCCGACGGCGAGAGCGTGACCGTCCGGGCGCGCTGCGTCGTCGGCGCCGACGGCCGGTACTCGACGGTCCGGGCGGCGGCGGGCATCGACCCCGGGCTGTTCGACTCCCGGCTCGAACTGCTCTGGTTCAAGCTCCCGGCCGACGCCGTCGGGGAGGACGCACAGGCCCGGTTCGACGCCGCCGGGACGCTGCTCTACTTCGGCCTCGGCGAGGAGGAGGCGCAACTCGGCTGGTTCGTCGAGGCGGGGACGTATCCCGACCTCCGAGAGGCGGGCATCGAGGCGTTCCGCGACCGGGTGCGCGCCGTCGACCCGGCGCTCGGCCCGGCGCTCGACGACCACCTCACCGACTTCGAGGCGTGTTCGCTGCTCCACATCGACCCCGGCGTGAGCGAGCGCTGGGTCGACGACGGCCTCCTCCTCGTTGGCGACGCGGCCCACGTCGCCTCCCCCGTCGGCGGGCAGGGGAACGGCCTCGCCGTCGAGGACGCCGTCCTCGCCCACCGCGTCATCTGTGAGGCGCTCGACGGGAGCGACGGCGTCCTCCCCGCGCGGGCGCTCGCCCGGTTCGAGGCGGAGCGTCGCCCGGCCATCGAGCGCGTCGTCCGCGCCCAGCGCCGCGGGGAGGCGGCGCTCACGGCGCTAGTGCTCTCGCAGGGGCGCGTTCCCGACCCCGTCCGCCGGGCGGCGCTCACCGCCGGGGTGGGGGTCGCCGCCCACCTCCCGGGCACCCGCCGGACCGTCGAACTGTTCGCGTGGGGGGCGACGTCGGTCACCGTCGCGCGCGAACACCTCGTCGACGCGCCGACGTGGGCGTAG
- a CDS encoding ATP-dependent helicase encodes MRGRELLAADEFDVDFSPADVPIDDEGVLDLLDPTVARWWVDAFGEHVPQNGGFFTPPQKEAIPLIHDRRNALVCAPTGSGKTLSSFTAIIDDLYRREREAGLENSVYCLYVSPLKSLANDIHRNLDVPLSGIAERSDADVEIRHAIRHGDTPDSERRRMLAETPHILNTTPETLAILLNSPKFREKLRTVEYVVVDEIHSLAENKRGTHLAVSLERLEALCEGSPTRIGCSATVEPLSTVAEFLVGREDDGTPREYEVVDARFVREFDVELTCPADDLVNTPTEVVTDRFYDTLHEWVGEHTNTLVFTNTRSGAERVLHNLRERYDAYDGTNSGCHHGSLSKERRRAVEEGLKAGTLDVVTTSMSLELGIDMPHIDLVVQVGSPKSVAALLQRVGRAGHRLGRTVTGRVVALDRDDLVECAVMLRKAEEGFVDRVFVPENAHDVAAQHVYGMAINAVRPEAEVRAILRRSYPFRDYDDERWETLLRYLTADYPGLESRNVYPKVWRDENDPPDGEYHYPEFPVGMPLIGKRGRLARVIYMTNVGTIPDSFSCDVFVRGADEWVGQLDEAYLDTLDAGDVFVLGGSNYEYRYRRGSKVYADPTGARPTVPSWFSERLPLSYDLALEVLTFQADLLDRLEEGGPAAVRRWLREFPLDEHSVRALTRMYDRQVRYVGAEGVSTHDRLAVEVELDRATYRRHYYVHANYGRRFNDGFSRLVAHRCAQAANANVTVAVADHGFALSMPLNRKVDLVELVEGIDPGDVRADLRAALSGTDLLKRYFRINATRSLMILKRYKGYEKSASQQQVSSEMLLGFAADLEDFAVLEETYREILEDKLNVEAVERAVAAVSRGDLRVTHHRVDSPSPRAFGLAALAASDVVLAEDESAVLREFHERVLSELGEESARPTLGETD; translated from the coding sequence ATGAGGGGACGGGAGTTACTCGCGGCCGACGAGTTCGACGTCGACTTCTCGCCGGCCGACGTCCCCATCGACGACGAGGGGGTCCTCGACCTGCTCGACCCGACCGTCGCGCGCTGGTGGGTCGACGCGTTCGGCGAACACGTCCCCCAGAACGGCGGCTTCTTCACCCCGCCCCAGAAGGAGGCCATCCCGCTCATCCACGACCGGCGCAACGCGCTGGTCTGCGCGCCGACGGGGTCGGGCAAGACGCTCTCGTCGTTCACCGCCATCATCGACGACCTCTATCGTCGGGAGCGGGAGGCGGGGCTGGAGAACTCGGTCTACTGCCTCTACGTCTCGCCGCTGAAGTCGCTCGCCAACGACATCCACCGCAACCTCGACGTCCCCCTCTCGGGCATCGCCGAGCGCTCGGACGCGGACGTCGAGATACGCCACGCCATCCGTCACGGCGACACGCCCGACAGCGAGCGCCGGCGGATGCTCGCAGAGACGCCGCACATCCTCAACACGACGCCGGAGACGCTCGCCATCCTGCTCAACTCCCCGAAGTTCCGCGAGAAGCTTCGCACCGTGGAATACGTCGTCGTCGACGAGATACACAGCCTCGCGGAGAACAAGCGCGGCACGCACCTCGCCGTCTCGCTCGAACGCCTCGAGGCGCTCTGCGAGGGGTCGCCGACGCGCATCGGCTGTTCGGCGACGGTCGAACCGCTCTCGACGGTCGCGGAGTTCCTCGTCGGGCGCGAGGACGACGGCACCCCTCGCGAGTACGAGGTGGTCGACGCGCGCTTCGTCCGCGAGTTCGACGTCGAACTCACCTGTCCGGCGGACGACCTGGTCAACACGCCGACCGAGGTGGTCACCGACCGCTTCTACGACACCCTCCACGAGTGGGTGGGCGAGCACACGAACACGCTCGTGTTCACCAACACGCGGTCGGGCGCCGAGCGCGTCCTCCACAACCTGCGGGAGCGCTACGACGCCTACGACGGGACGAACTCCGGCTGTCACCACGGGTCGCTCTCGAAGGAACGCCGCCGGGCGGTCGAGGAGGGGCTGAAGGCCGGCACCCTCGACGTGGTGACCACCTCGATGAGCCTCGAACTCGGCATCGACATGCCGCACATCGACCTCGTCGTCCAGGTCGGTTCGCCGAAGTCGGTCGCGGCGCTCCTCCAGCGCGTCGGGCGCGCCGGCCACCGCCTCGGCCGGACGGTGACCGGCCGGGTGGTCGCGCTCGACCGGGACGACCTGGTCGAGTGCGCGGTGATGCTGCGCAAGGCCGAGGAGGGGTTCGTCGACCGGGTGTTCGTCCCCGAGAACGCCCACGACGTCGCCGCCCAGCACGTCTACGGGATGGCCATCAACGCGGTCCGACCCGAGGCAGAGGTGCGCGCGATTCTCCGGCGGTCCTACCCCTTCCGGGACTACGACGACGAGCGGTGGGAGACGCTGCTTCGCTACCTCACCGCCGACTACCCGGGCCTCGAGTCGCGCAACGTCTACCCGAAGGTGTGGCGCGACGAGAACGACCCCCCAGACGGGGAGTACCACTACCCCGAGTTCCCGGTGGGTATGCCACTCATCGGCAAGCGCGGCCGCCTCGCGCGCGTCATCTACATGACGAACGTCGGCACCATCCCGGACTCGTTCTCCTGTGACGTCTTCGTCCGCGGGGCCGACGAGTGGGTGGGCCAGCTCGACGAGGCGTACCTCGACACCCTCGACGCGGGCGACGTCTTCGTCCTCGGCGGGTCGAACTACGAGTACCGCTACCGCCGCGGGTCGAAGGTGTACGCCGACCCCACGGGTGCCCGACCGACCGTCCCCTCGTGGTTCTCCGAGCGCCTCCCCCTCTCGTACGACCTCGCTCTGGAGGTGCTCACCTTCCAGGCGGACCTCCTCGACCGACTCGAGGAGGGAGGTCCCGCGGCGGTCCGCCGCTGGCTCCGCGAGTTCCCGCTCGACGAGCACAGCGTCCGCGCGCTGACCCGGATGTACGACCGCCAGGTGCGCTACGTCGGCGCCGAGGGGGTGAGCACCCACGACCGCCTCGCCGTCGAGGTGGAACTCGACCGCGCGACCTACCGGCGTCACTACTACGTCCACGCGAACTACGGCCGGCGGTTCAACGACGGGTTCTCGCGGCTCGTCGCCCACCGGTGCGCGCAGGCGGCGAACGCGAACGTCACCGTCGCCGTCGCGGACCACGGCTTCGCGCTCTCGATGCCGCTCAACCGGAAGGTCGACCTCGTCGAACTCGTCGAGGGCATCGACCCCGGGGACGTGCGCGCCGACCTCCGCGCGGCGCTGTCGGGAACGGACCTCCTCAAGCGCTACTTCCGCATCAACGCGACGCGCTCGCTGATGATACTGAAGCGGTACAAGGGGTACGAGAAGTCCGCGAGCCAGCAGCAGGTGTCGAGCGAGATGCTCCTCGGGTTCGCGGCGGACCTGGAGGACTTCGCCGTCCTGGAGGAGACCTACCGCGAGATACTGGAGGACAAACTGAACGTCGAGGCGGTCGAGCGGGCGGTTGCGGCCGTCTCGCGCGGCGACCTCCGGGTGACCCACCACCGCGTCGACTCCCCCTCGCCGCGGGCGTTCGGCCTCGCCGCCCTCGCCGCGAGCGACGTCGTCCTCGCCGAGGACGAGAGCGCGGTCCTCCGGGAGTTCCACGAGCGCGTCCTCAGCGAACTCGGCGAGGAGAGCGCCCGTCCCACGCTCGGCGAGACCGACTGA
- a CDS encoding MBL fold metallo-hydrolase yields MHLTFLGTGSAMPTGERAQTGLLLTADEAAPLLVDCGSGVLSALANTDVGYEGVPTVLLTHHHLDHVSDLMALFKARWLSGATDLELVGPSGTAALVEGLLDVHDYMQGRLDLVVREVEPGAFSVAGYDVEAVETVHSMPCLAYRFEADGATLTVSGDTEATDDVAALADGSDVLVHDCSFPDEVDVDNHPTPSQLGRTLSGRQYGRVFLTHLYPHTEGRHGAMLDSLREHYTGDVTFARDGLSVEV; encoded by the coding sequence ATGCACCTCACGTTCCTCGGGACCGGGAGCGCGATGCCGACCGGCGAGCGCGCCCAGACGGGGCTGTTGCTCACCGCCGACGAGGCGGCCCCGCTGCTCGTCGACTGCGGCAGCGGCGTCCTCTCGGCGCTCGCGAACACCGACGTCGGGTACGAGGGCGTCCCGACCGTGTTGCTCACCCACCACCACCTCGACCACGTGAGCGACCTCATGGCGCTGTTCAAGGCGCGCTGGCTCTCCGGAGCGACCGACCTCGAACTCGTCGGTCCGTCGGGGACGGCCGCGCTCGTCGAGGGGCTGCTGGACGTCCACGACTACATGCAGGGACGCCTCGACCTCGTCGTCCGCGAGGTCGAACCCGGCGCGTTCTCGGTGGCGGGCTACGACGTCGAGGCCGTCGAGACGGTCCACTCGATGCCGTGTCTCGCCTACCGGTTCGAGGCCGACGGCGCGACGCTCACCGTCAGCGGCGACACCGAAGCCACCGACGACGTCGCCGCCCTCGCCGACGGGTCGGACGTCCTCGTCCACGACTGCTCCTTCCCCGACGAGGTGGACGTGGACAACCACCCCACCCCGAGCCAGCTGGGGCGGACGCTCTCGGGGCGCCAGTACGGCCGGGTCTTCCTCACCCACCTCTACCCCCACACCGAGGGACGCCACGGGGCGATGCTCGACTCGCTTCGCGAGCACTACACCGGCGACGTCACGTTCGCCCGCGACGGCCTCTCCGTCGAGGTCTGA
- a CDS encoding mRNA surveillance protein pelota: protein MRIADRHRVEGGRERITVVPETLDDLWHLSYVLEPGDSVGSDTTRRVRRDDENLRDTGGEREHMYATIEVEETEFARFANRLRVSGVIEDCSREDQLGFHHTFNVETNSELEITKHWKPDQLDRLKEAEEAADNPDVAIATVEEGAAHVHTVAQYGAEERTSLSGATGKGEYARSRTELFAELTTVLETMDADAIILAGPGFTKQDAAKYIEENAPEIAEKLTMVDTSAVGDRGVHEVLKRGAVEDVQAETRIAREAELIDRLMKEIAEGAKAAYGVESVAEAAEYGAVETLIVVDDRLREERGGKGDWSVDANELLETVDQKGGDVVVFSSEFAPGEQLSNLGGVAAILRYRLD from the coding sequence ATGCGTATCGCCGACCGGCATCGCGTCGAGGGGGGCCGCGAGCGAATCACCGTCGTCCCGGAGACGCTCGACGACCTCTGGCACCTGAGCTACGTGCTCGAACCCGGCGACAGCGTCGGGAGCGACACGACCCGCCGGGTCCGCCGCGACGACGAGAACCTGCGCGACACCGGGGGCGAGCGCGAGCACATGTACGCCACCATCGAGGTGGAGGAGACGGAGTTCGCGCGCTTCGCGAACCGCCTGCGCGTCTCCGGCGTCATCGAGGACTGCTCGCGCGAGGACCAGCTGGGCTTCCACCACACGTTCAACGTCGAGACCAACTCGGAACTGGAGATAACCAAGCACTGGAAGCCGGACCAGCTCGACCGGCTGAAGGAGGCCGAGGAGGCGGCTGACAACCCGGACGTCGCCATCGCCACCGTCGAGGAGGGGGCCGCGCACGTCCACACCGTCGCGCAGTACGGCGCCGAGGAGCGCACCTCGCTGTCGGGCGCGACCGGCAAGGGCGAGTACGCCCGCTCGCGCACGGAGCTGTTCGCCGAGTTGACGACGGTGCTGGAGACGATGGACGCGGACGCAATCATCCTCGCCGGCCCGGGCTTCACGAAGCAGGACGCGGCGAAGTACATCGAGGAGAACGCCCCCGAGATCGCCGAGAAGCTGACGATGGTCGACACGAGCGCCGTCGGCGACCGGGGCGTCCACGAGGTGCTGAAGCGCGGCGCCGTCGAGGACGTGCAGGCGGAGACGCGCATCGCCCGCGAGGCGGAACTCATCGACCGCCTGATGAAGGAGATAGCCGAGGGGGCGAAGGCGGCCTACGGCGTGGAATCGGTCGCCGAGGCCGCCGAGTACGGCGCCGTCGAGACCCTCATCGTGGTCGACGACCGCCTGCGCGAGGAGCGCGGCGGGAAGGGCGACTGGTCAGTCGACGCCAACGAGTTGCTGGAGACGGTCGACCAGAAGGGCGGCGACGTGGTCGTCTTCTCCTCGGAGTTCGCCCCCGGCGAACAGCTCTCGAACCTCGGCGGCGTCGCGGCCATCCTCCGCTACCGGCTCGACTAG
- a CDS encoding zinc-dependent alcohol dehydrogenase family protein — MRAAVLKEHGEPLEVEDVDNPEASPDGAVIEMEACGICRSDWHGWQGDWDWLGIQPQKGQILGHEPAGRVIAVGENVTRFSEGDHVAVPFNLGDGTCIECRTGHGNTCENVMPLGFVEAVPGAFAEEMHVPAADQNLVHLPDGVSSVDMAGLGCRFMTAFHGLAHRADVGAGDWVAIHGCGGVGLSAVHIANALGANVIAVDLIGEKLEKAKDLGASETVNAGDVEDVPGEVQAIADGGASVSVDALGIATTCQNSVLSLGRRGQHIQIGLTTQDEQGMVSLPTDAMTMQEIEFIGSLGMPPTRYDEIFRMVATGKLNPSAVVSETVGLDDVSDKLEAMTDFDTVGIPVIDAF; from the coding sequence ATGCGCGCAGCAGTCCTGAAAGAGCACGGCGAACCGCTCGAAGTAGAAGACGTGGACAACCCAGAGGCCTCTCCCGACGGGGCCGTCATCGAGATGGAGGCGTGTGGCATCTGCCGCTCCGACTGGCACGGCTGGCAGGGCGACTGGGACTGGCTCGGCATCCAGCCCCAGAAGGGCCAGATACTGGGTCACGAGCCCGCCGGAAGGGTGATAGCCGTCGGGGAGAACGTCACCCGGTTCAGCGAGGGCGACCACGTCGCCGTCCCGTTCAACCTCGGCGACGGCACCTGTATCGAGTGCCGGACCGGCCACGGCAACACCTGCGAGAACGTGATGCCGCTCGGCTTCGTCGAGGCGGTCCCCGGCGCCTTCGCCGAGGAGATGCACGTCCCCGCCGCCGACCAGAACCTCGTCCACCTCCCGGACGGGGTCTCCTCGGTCGACATGGCGGGCCTCGGCTGCCGGTTCATGACCGCGTTCCACGGCCTCGCCCACCGCGCCGACGTCGGCGCGGGGGACTGGGTGGCCATCCACGGCTGTGGCGGCGTCGGCCTCTCGGCGGTCCACATCGCGAACGCCCTCGGCGCGAACGTCATCGCCGTCGACCTCATCGGCGAGAAACTGGAGAAGGCGAAGGACCTCGGCGCGAGCGAGACGGTCAACGCGGGCGACGTCGAGGACGTCCCCGGCGAGGTGCAGGCCATCGCCGACGGCGGCGCGAGCGTCTCCGTCGACGCCCTCGGTATCGCCACCACCTGCCAGAACTCCGTCCTGAGCCTCGGGCGGCGCGGCCAGCACATCCAGATCGGCCTCACGACGCAGGACGAACAGGGGATGGTGTCGCTCCCGACGGACGCGATGACGATGCAGGAGATCGAGTTCATCGGCTCGCTCGGCATGCCCCCGACGCGCTACGACGAGATCTTCCGCATGGTCGCCACCGGGAAACTCAACCCCAGCGCCGTCGTCAGCGAGACGGTCGGCCTCGACGACGTCTCGGACAAACTCGAGGCGATGACCGACTTCGACACCGTCGGTATCCCCGTCATCGACGCGTTCTGA
- a CDS encoding DUF4013 domain-containing protein, whose product MFRDALLYPLSGGRAAGAYLLGIVLRFVATVGDLVWFTTAVVLAVELTGTTPTVDGSGDLPSLAALGGVLAFGLGLSLVARVAFRSHAVAVGRSVAGATDPVAPPATSFVRARDALGGWAVLLGYLLPGLVLVGLAALVGSLAVNEPFAPLVDTVGALSLLVGLLALVVAAYLVPAATVRFAHEGSVSAGFDLRTVVDATFSEDYVVGWAIAAGVVVVLVPITLPFYFFFLVGVLLHFHLNVTARYLLARSASAALGYDEPSGSESGDDTPAERPERGERVSLDDTASARAAAEADWRATRPRPSEVGSDVAEDDPAAEEFRRRRGE is encoded by the coding sequence GTGTTCCGCGACGCCCTGCTCTACCCGCTCTCCGGCGGCCGCGCCGCCGGAGCCTACCTCCTCGGCATCGTCCTCCGCTTCGTCGCGACGGTCGGCGACCTCGTCTGGTTCACGACGGCCGTCGTCCTCGCGGTCGAACTGACCGGCACCACGCCGACGGTCGACGGGTCCGGTGACCTCCCCTCGCTCGCGGCGCTCGGCGGTGTGCTCGCGTTCGGCCTCGGTCTCTCGCTGGTCGCGCGAGTCGCCTTCCGCTCGCACGCCGTGGCCGTCGGCCGGTCGGTCGCCGGGGCGACCGACCCCGTCGCACCCCCCGCCACCTCGTTCGTCCGCGCCCGCGACGCGCTCGGTGGGTGGGCCGTCCTCCTCGGCTACCTCCTTCCCGGGCTCGTCCTCGTCGGCCTCGCGGCCCTCGTCGGTTCGCTCGCCGTCAACGAACCGTTCGCCCCGCTCGTCGACACGGTCGGGGCGCTCTCGTTGCTCGTCGGCCTGCTCGCGCTGGTCGTCGCCGCCTACCTCGTCCCGGCCGCGACCGTCCGGTTCGCCCACGAGGGGAGCGTCTCCGCGGGCTTCGACCTCCGGACGGTCGTGGACGCGACGTTCAGCGAGGACTACGTCGTCGGCTGGGCCATCGCCGCCGGCGTCGTCGTCGTCCTCGTCCCCATCACCCTCCCGTTCTACTTCTTCTTTCTCGTCGGCGTCCTGCTGCACTTCCACCTGAACGTCACCGCGCGCTACCTGCTCGCCCGCTCGGCGAGCGCCGCGCTCGGCTACGACGAGCCCTCCGGGTCCGAGTCCGGGGACGACACACCGGCCGAACGGCCGGAGCGCGGGGAACGCGTCTCGCTCGACGACACCGCCTCCGCGCGGGCCGCCGCGGAGGCCGACTGGCGCGCGACCCGCCCGCGCCCGAGCGAGGTGGGGTCCGACGTCGCCGAGGACGACCCCGCCGCGGAGGAGTTCCGCAGGCGACGCGGTGAGTGA
- a CDS encoding DUF4013 domain-containing protein — protein sequence MITEALTYIQRSDEVGKTLLVGTALTLFSFLLVPVFLLVGYTVRVLRAALTDRDPPAFDEWADLLVDGVKAFVIGVVYFVIPLAILAIAAVAGGVSVNAGSGLGTILAGGVSLLVGLLALVVGLAFLYVFPVGLVRFAETDRLGSAFEFRSFTPVLTNGTYAVAWLLALVVGVAAGVVNGVVLGVPLLGFIGAALVSFYGGVVTAYLYGRGVALARGEERAPEEPAGRAAI from the coding sequence ATGATAACTGAAGCACTCACCTACATCCAGCGCAGCGACGAGGTGGGGAAGACCCTCCTCGTCGGGACCGCGCTGACCCTGTTCAGCTTCCTGCTCGTGCCCGTCTTCCTCCTCGTGGGCTACACCGTCCGGGTGCTCCGTGCGGCGCTGACCGACCGCGACCCCCCGGCCTTCGACGAGTGGGCCGACCTGCTGGTGGACGGCGTGAAGGCGTTCGTCATCGGCGTCGTGTACTTCGTCATTCCCCTGGCCATCCTGGCGATAGCGGCCGTCGCCGGCGGAGTGAGCGTCAACGCCGGGTCGGGTCTCGGCACGATTCTCGCGGGTGGCGTGAGCCTGCTCGTCGGCCTGCTCGCGCTGGTCGTCGGGCTCGCGTTCCTCTACGTCTTCCCCGTCGGTCTCGTCCGGTTCGCCGAGACGGACCGCCTGGGGAGCGCCTTCGAGTTCCGGTCGTTCACCCCGGTCCTCACGAACGGGACGTACGCCGTCGCGTGGCTGCTCGCGCTCGTCGTGGGCGTCGCCGCCGGCGTCGTCAACGGCGTCGTCCTCGGCGTCCCGTTGCTCGGCTTCATCGGCGCGGCGCTGGTGAGCTTCTACGGCGGCGTCGTGACGGCGTACCTCTACGGACGCGGCGTCGCCCTCGCCCGCGGCGAGGAGCGCGCCCCCGAGGAACCGGCCGGCAGAGCCGCTATCTAG